The proteins below come from a single Equus quagga isolate Etosha38 unplaced genomic scaffold, UCLA_HA_Equagga_1.0 HiC_scaffold_321_RagTag, whole genome shotgun sequence genomic window:
- the LOC124232206 gene encoding E3 ubiquitin-protein ligase RLIM-like, which produces MRRRIRLGRIRLSRILTLQRQQKVENSDSDDGGGTAAQSGTEMDRLAHEDDFYRFVNNLSEEDYKLMRDNNLLGSPGESTEEELLRRLQLIKENSPQTSHDNTGGEDSLDNVSNGDYVKDWLNSFEPTENMTSGQRESQSWREVSQIHPKNDDFRFSSEMNFNLNNESPNPENDYAPSTRLPRGEENSQRQVENPRSESTRRRPSRSERSTTEALMEVPPTRGQRRARSRSPDGLRTRARTESWSPLKSPPQYEIFQRFCHRTPSQTFEPPLVNETQRFSRTQHRETLRQQITGLELQNRGLFATSGTRNAIQGERSPDTTSMNGESWELRQINPTIPFELEVGHVHPGAYSHRDSTASRTQLTSETPNNTITLESEHGGLGCMSSHCEQADARAYVSPVRIPVHRISNTGLNDTIPVAVQSTLSQTTTGFSDSSNLTDSYSDLEPSVSPPSQNMERADSLIGTDDSAATGSSGSNPYPCCDPHSTSTLTASPSCAYISSSSCVSICSSCDENSEISSLLFEGSDIGSLSSDSPSETRQESRQMTPITFDESGSWSSLNEDRFFLLNEDDYQSTGLTVAQTDNLALRSVSENNPSKSCSICITEYTEDSELCILPCSHEYHVHCITRWLAENSTCPICRREVEDSGEGENSN; this is translated from the exons ATGCGGAGGCGGATCCGACTCGGTCGGATCCGACTCAGTCGGATCCTGACACTCCAACGGCAGCAGAAA GTGGAAAACTCGGATTCCGACGACGGAGGTGGAACTGCTGCCCAGAGCGGAACTGAGATGGATCGATTGGCTCATGAAGATGATTTCTATCGATTTGTAAATAACCTGAGTGAAGAAGACTACAAACTTATGAGAGATAACAATTTACTAGGCAGTCCAGGAGAAAGCACAGAAGAAGAGTTGCTGAGAAGACTCCAACTAATTAAAGAAAACTCGCCACAAACCTCACATGACAATACAG GTGGAGAAGACTCTTTGGATAACGTGTCTAATGGTGACTATGTAAAAGACTGGCTCAACTCTTTCGAACCAACTGAAAATATGACAAGTGGGCAAAGAGAAAGCCAATCTTGGAGAGAAGTTAGCCAGATTCACCCAAAAAATGACGATTTCAGATTCAGTTCAGAAATGAATTTTAACCTTAATAATGAGAGCCCAAATCCAGAGAATGACTATGCACCATCTacaaggcttcccagaggagaggaaaacAGCCAAAGGCAAGTGGAAAATCCAAGATCTGAATCAACACGTAGAAGACCATCCAGATCAGAACGAAGTACAACTGAAGCATTAATGGAAGTCCCACCTACCAGAGGTCAGCGAAGAGCAAGAAGCAGGAGCCCAGACGGTTTGAGAACCAGAGCAAGAACTGAAAGCTGGTCACCTCTAAAATCACCTCCACAATATGAAATTTTCCAGAGATTTTGTCATAGAACACCATCTCAGACTTTTGAGCCACCTCTGGTaaatgagactcagagatttTCTAGAACTCAGCACCGAGAAACATTGAGACAGCAAATAACTGGACTTGAGTTGCAAAATAGAGGTCTTTTTGCAACTTCTGGAACTAGGAATGCTATTCAAGGAGAACGTTCCCCAGACACAACAAGCATGAATGGTGAATCTTGGGAACTGAGACAGATAAATCCAACCATACCCTTCGAGCTTGAAGTAGGACACGTTCATCCAGGAGCGTACTCTCACAGAGACAGCACAGCTAGTAGAACTCAGTTAACATCTGAGACACCAAACAATACTATCACTTTAGAAAGTGAACATGGAGGACTTGGGTGTATGTCTTCACATTGTGAGCAGGCAGATGCGAGAGCTTATGTCAGTCCCGTCAGAATTCCCGTTCATAGAATTTCAAATACTGGCTTAAATGATACAATACCTGTTGCAGTGCAGAGCACACTAAGTCAGACAACGACAGGATTTAGTGACTCAAGTAACCTTACGGACAGTTACAGTGATTTAGAGCCTAGTGTCTCACCACCAAGTCAAAACATGGAAAGGGCAGATTCGCTGATTGGAACAGATGATTCTGCTGCTACTGGCAGTTCTGGTTCTAACCCATACCCTTGCTGTGATCCCCACTCTACTTCCACACTGACGGCTTCTCCAAGTTGTGCTTACATTTCTAGTTCTAGTTGTGTATCTATTTGCAGTTCCTGTGACGAAAATTCAGAAATTAGCTCACTGCTGTTTGAAGGCAGTGATATAGGAAGTTTATCATCAGATTCGCCATCAGAGACCAGGCAGGAGAGTAGACAAATGACCCCTATAACATTTGATGAAAGTGGCTCTTGGTCCTCCCTTAATGAGGACCGGTTTTTCCTCTTAAATGAAGATGATTACCAATCTACAGGACTCACCGTAGCACAGACTGACAACTTGGCGTTAAGATCTGTTTCTGAAAACAATCCATCAAAATCCTGTAGCATTTGTATCACAGAGTACACAGAAGATAGTGAACTATGCATCCTACCTTGCTCCCATGAATATCATGTCCACTGTATCACTCGCTGGCTGGCTGAGAACTCGACCTGTCCTATTTGTCGCAGGGAAGTAGAAGATTCTGGAGAGGGAGAAAATTCTAATTGA